The Candidatus Zixiibacteriota bacterium genomic sequence TTTGAAGTTTATTCTGATGATGTTATTGGGCTCAGTTAACCGGGCAGTTTACTGTTGGCCAAAGCCATGATCCCGGCCTTCAGTGCGAAATCTTTGGTAATCGTAATATGACATCTCGGGAAGCTTTTGCATAAAAGCGACAAGCGACCAGATATCCTGATCGCCCAAAAGTTCGCCAAATGCCGGCATACCGGTAAGCTTGATGCCGTTTTTGGTGATCCAGAACAGTTCAGCGGGGCTCCATTCGCCGACTTCCTCAATCAGTTCCGGCGGAAGCGGATACATCCCAAGCGCGAATCGCTCACGGCTTATTCCGATTGCACCGTGACAGGGCAGGCACAGGCTGTCGTAGTACTTAAAGCCGGATAACAGCATGGAAGAGTCCTGTAAATTCGAAAGGACAGTGTCTTCGGCATGATGATGAATCGAGCGGTCTTTGGTGGTTTCGATCAGCCTCAGGGTCAACCCGTTATGTTTGGAATTCGCAGAAATATTGTACCAGCCCGAATTTATGTAGAAGAAAACAGCCCCTGCCAGTATTACTATCACTATCAGGATCGCTATAATTGTTTTCATTGGGCAAATCCTTTCAGCCAAAAAAATGATATCACGACCTCGCCAGGAGATCGTGATATCGCTTGCGAAGAATAGGAAGTCAGATGACAAAGAACAAAACTATAGCATGAGTTATTTATCATTCGTGAACAGGTAATCACCGCCGGCGGCGTTGGCATGGCAGGCAATACATCCCTGATTTGTACCTTTGGCAACTCTTCCGGCCAGGGCTATGCCCTTCGGGTTTTCCATGATACCCCCATCGGGAGCGTACTTGACATAAAACCAGTTCATATGCTCCGGATCGTAACCTTTTTCACGATGAAGCATTATGGTTACTGCCGCCAGATACTTATCCGGTGACCGGGAAATCTTCTCCTGAGTGGCATCCTCACCGCCATAGTTATCCTTGATTATGACGTGGTAATGTTTACCCTCGACTTCAATCATATTGTAATACAGGCGCAAGAACTTCCCATGGGGTGAAGATCCGGGATATACTCCCGAACGCATGGGCCAATCCGTGTATCCCTGCATTGCGGTCCAGGCTTTTTCAGCGAAGCTGACATCGGATGATCCGCCAAAAGCCATATCTTTCTGAGCCAGAACATTAATTCCAAAACCGAGAATCAACAGGAGACTTAGTGTAAATGTTAATATGGTATTTTTCCGGGTCATCAGAACCTCCTCCTCAGGGTATCATTTTTACACGTAGTGTTATCAAGATATCGCTGCCGATGTGTGCAAACAATACTATAAAATAGCCTACTGATTACGTATATCTGTTACGCAGAACCAGTTATCCATTAGATAGTAATAAAAATGCTTAACTATTATAATCAGGCGGTCAGGGAATCATATTTGCGCAACAGTTCGAGAGAATACTCAGCCGTGGAAAGACCGGATAGCGCTGCGGTCTCTACCCCGCAGGAAGCTTTCCCAAAGGCGTCACCGCAAAACAGCACCGGTCCGGGGGCACTTGAATAGACCAGTCGATCGGGATGATGTACCGCGACATCGCTGTAACGCCAGCGATGAACCTGGTATTCGAGCGGTTTTGCGCCGATGATATCCGCTGCTATCTTGAGCAGGTCACGGGCGATATCATCCGTGTTATCCTCCCAGTGCTCATGGGCATAGGAACAGGTCGAATGGATCGTGACACTTCCGGTGGATGAAATCGATTTGCTCTGGTTGTCGGCGATCCAGCGGATCGAACCATTTTCAAACCTAATCCATCCGGTTCGGCCGATCCTGGAGCCTTGATCGAGAACAGCCATAACAGCGATACAGCGGTTGTACTCGATCTCACGCAGTGATTTTATTATCCTGGAATCTAACTCTGTTTCTATATTCGATAACACCGCCAGAGACTGCGGTACCGGCGCGCTCAGGACTAAAAGTTTCGACCTGAATTCGCGACCGTCCGCGCAGGTTACAATCCAGTGATCTTCTCTATAATCCGCCGTCATAACCCGGCATTTATTTACAATATTTTGCTTTTCAGCCAGAAATTTTGGCACGGCGGTCATGCCCTGACTGCCGACATAATGATCTCTTTCGCCGTTAAACCACTTATGGACCAGGCCGTCTTCGAGCCAGCTTGCAAGGTATTCACAGAATACGCTGTCCTTGCAGATGAACTCCTGCGCGCCGTGGTCAAAACGTGCCTCACCAATCCTGCGGGTAGCCATACGGCCACCGACCCCGGGGGACTTGTCGAGGATTAGGGGACGGATATCGTGGTGGTGGAGATAATCAGATGCCATTAAACCGGATATACCGGCACCCACGATTATTAAATCTGATGTATTTTTAGAGATACTCAATTCGCCCGAAGTTTCCTTTTCCATAGACTTAATCTATTAAACGTATCACGACAACAACTGTTCCGGAATTGTTTCTCGCACCCGGCAAAGCGTTTACGTTTTATTTTACTCAAGGCGGTCTTTGAACTTCAAAAAAACACTAAGTACATGAATCCTCTACGGCAAGAACTTCCCAAAAAACTATGAATTCTGAATTCATTGAAACTAAACAGCCAATACTCCTCTCTTTATTGACATATACTGTTGCTGTTCAATCATATATGCTGGCAATTACACCAACCGGGAAGATGTGAACTGATTTTCAGAGTAATCTCGACAGTGCGCTAAGAACCTGGAAGTGAAAAAAACTGCTGAAATCGGGACCAACTGCTTGAACTCGGGCGATGCAATCATGGTTTAGTTGAATACAGGATCAAGAGAATCCTTTATTGTTTTTACATTCAAACGAAAATTTAAAATTAGTCCTTAAAAGGAGGAGTACGATGAAAAAGCTTCAGATTATTTTTATTTCTGTGGCGATCCTTATGATCGCGGTTGTTTCGGCAAGCGCTCAGCATAGTCACAGCGCCAGGGATGAACATAATATGTTCTACGTCAACGATCCGGTCAATCGCAACACTGTAACATTCAAGAGCACTGCCCCGCTGGAAGATATA encodes the following:
- a CDS encoding cytochrome c: MKTIIAILIVIVILAGAVFFYINSGWYNISANSKHNGLTLRLIETTKDRSIHHHAEDTVLSNLQDSSMLLSGFKYYDSLCLPCHGAIGISRERFALGMYPLPPELIEEVGEWSPAELFWITKNGIKLTGMPAFGELLGDQDIWSLVAFMQKLPEMSYYDYQRFRTEGRDHGFGQQ
- a CDS encoding NAD(P)-binding protein, which codes for MEKETSGELSISKNTSDLIIVGAGISGLMASDYLHHHDIRPLILDKSPGVGGRMATRRIGEARFDHGAQEFICKDSVFCEYLASWLEDGLVHKWFNGERDHYVGSQGMTAVPKFLAEKQNIVNKCRVMTADYREDHWIVTCADGREFRSKLLVLSAPVPQSLAVLSNIETELDSRIIKSLREIEYNRCIAVMAVLDQGSRIGRTGWIRFENGSIRWIADNQSKSISSTGSVTIHSTCSYAHEHWEDNTDDIARDLLKIAADIIGAKPLEYQVHRWRYSDVAVHHPDRLVYSSAPGPVLFCGDAFGKASCGVETAALSGLSTAEYSLELLRKYDSLTA